The following are from one region of the Amycolatopsis sp. QT-25 genome:
- a CDS encoding metal ABC transporter ATP-binding protein, whose amino-acid sequence MTSVPAGARPAVHVRGASLAFGSRTLWSGLDLDVEPGEFLAILGPNGSGKSSLLKVLLGQQGLPEGTVEIAGRRPGGTNRRIGYIPQQRALDEGLTMRGVDLVGLGLDGHRWGTGLFGLSKRRQLVSRAIESVGAQAYAKQPVGRLSGGEQQRLRVAQSLVGDPEVLLCDEPLLSLDLAHQRAVSELIDERRRSADTAVLFVTHEINPILSYVDRVLYLVNGQFRIGKPDEVMNSETLSELYGTRIEVLKVGGQIHVAGAQSALCEDEPHHIDERAG is encoded by the coding sequence GTGACTTCCGTACCTGCCGGGGCGCGCCCCGCGGTCCATGTCCGCGGGGCGAGCCTCGCGTTCGGCTCCAGGACCCTCTGGTCCGGGCTCGACCTGGACGTCGAGCCCGGTGAGTTCCTCGCGATCCTCGGGCCGAACGGCTCCGGGAAGAGCAGCCTGCTCAAGGTCCTGCTCGGCCAGCAGGGGCTGCCCGAGGGCACGGTCGAGATCGCGGGGCGGCGCCCCGGCGGGACGAACCGGCGGATCGGCTACATCCCGCAGCAGCGCGCCCTCGACGAGGGCCTGACGATGCGCGGGGTGGACCTGGTCGGCCTCGGCCTGGACGGGCACCGGTGGGGCACCGGCCTCTTCGGGCTTTCGAAACGACGTCAACTGGTGTCGAGGGCCATCGAGTCCGTCGGCGCCCAGGCGTACGCGAAGCAGCCGGTGGGGCGGCTTTCCGGTGGCGAGCAGCAGCGGCTCCGCGTCGCGCAGTCGCTGGTCGGCGACCCCGAGGTCCTGCTGTGCGACGAGCCGCTGCTCTCCCTCGACCTCGCGCACCAGCGCGCGGTCAGCGAGCTGATCGACGAGCGACGGCGATCGGCGGACACCGCCGTCCTGTTCGTCACCCACGAGATCAACCCGATCCTGTCCTATGTGGACAGGGTGCTCTATCTGGTGAACGGCCAGTTCCGGATCGGCAAGCCGGACGAGGTGATGAACTCGGAGACGCTGTCCGAGCTGTACGGCACGCGGATCGAGGTGCTCAAGGTCGGCGGGCAGATCCACGTGGCGGGGGCGCAAAGCGCGCTGTGCGAGGACGAACCCCACCACATCGACGAACGGGCCGGCTAG
- a CDS encoding zinc ABC transporter substrate-binding protein: MNSRRTKSVFAAVSALAVLALGATACASSDKPSTGSGSQNASAANPGGGEKIKVVASTDVWGSVVTAVGGDKVEVTSIIHDPSADPHSYETTASDAIAAKNAKLTLSNGGGYDDFFSKLADQAAGAQKLVAVDIAATGDENEHVWYSLPGVEKIADQVAAKLGEIQPASKDAFTANATAFKGKTQELLKKVSGLGGSNGASVNVVATEPVAHYLLESAKVTDATPPAFAEAVEAEQDVPAAALNEVKQLISAKQVKALVNNAQTTTPVTQQVVGDAKNAGIAVVDVTETLPQGVTDYIAWMTKEVDSLAGALK; encoded by the coding sequence ATGAATTCCCGCCGTACCAAAAGTGTTTTCGCGGCCGTGTCGGCCCTGGCCGTCCTCGCGCTCGGCGCGACGGCTTGCGCGTCGAGCGACAAGCCGTCGACGGGCTCCGGTTCGCAGAACGCGTCCGCCGCGAACCCGGGCGGTGGCGAGAAGATCAAGGTCGTCGCTTCGACCGACGTCTGGGGCAGCGTCGTGACCGCCGTCGGCGGCGACAAGGTCGAGGTCACCTCGATCATCCACGACCCCTCGGCCGACCCGCACTCCTACGAGACCACCGCGAGTGACGCCATCGCCGCGAAGAACGCGAAGCTGACGCTGTCCAACGGTGGCGGCTACGACGACTTCTTCTCGAAGCTCGCCGACCAGGCCGCCGGCGCGCAGAAACTGGTCGCCGTCGACATCGCCGCGACCGGCGACGAGAACGAGCACGTCTGGTACAGCCTGCCCGGCGTCGAGAAGATCGCCGACCAGGTCGCCGCGAAGCTCGGCGAGATCCAGCCCGCCTCGAAGGACGCCTTCACCGCCAACGCGACCGCGTTCAAGGGCAAGACCCAGGAGCTGCTGAAGAAGGTTTCCGGCCTGGGCGGCTCGAACGGCGCGAGTGTCAACGTCGTCGCGACTGAGCCCGTGGCGCACTACCTGCTCGAAAGCGCGAAGGTCACGGACGCGACCCCGCCCGCCTTCGCCGAGGCCGTGGAAGCGGAGCAGGACGTGCCCGCCGCCGCGCTCAACGAGGTCAAGCAGCTGATCTCGGCCAAGCAGGTCAAGGCGTTGGTCAACAACGCGCAGACCACCACCCCGGTCACCCAGCAGGTCGTCGGTGACGCCAAGAACGCCGGGATCGCGGTCGTCGACGTCACCGAAACGCTTCCGCAGGGTGTGACCGACTACATTGCATGGATGACCAAGGAAGTGGACTCGCTGGCGGGAGCACTGAAGTAG